Proteins from a single region of Bacteroidales bacterium:
- a CDS encoding PAS domain S-box protein, translating into MSSSFNQTMPNGESALHIPVGNLINDISLWVQIIGSEGQVVFTNRFAERLSGYSAQEFANGNLLWEVLFADKTKGLRLKNICLNILKDSRGFSNKMIEIVTRAGEKKRLLFSLDIIPHDNGNDSDAILIGIDYSEATRFLSDLKASEQRYHNIFSHAPVGVFRSLREGKFLEVNETLAHMFGFDNADEVLKQINDIEQQVYYAPELRRTIVAEVGHSSQIRSYETIFNNRQGKPFNGRINMSSRYDTELGQWILEGTVEDITERIIAERKLHENLLKFATMFENSPVAMWEIDYSQVKIVLNDLKKSHADLKKFFGDNPDELVRCRSLIRVNNVNAATLKLLGYSQKKDLFSDFFKTTHSWSIESEVSSMQAFADGKDTFEREMIFKTVSGEIKHVIVRWVPTSPVHDYSHVLVSMIDITTHRLEQEALLKSKNEFASLFDAMDDLVFIFDEAGYYSFVAPSNDELLAAPREELPGKSLHDFFEGEQEAYLMENVHNCLQEQKTVKVEYSMMIQAKEMWFEAKLSPLSLNTVICVARDITERVQREKASQVMLNISKAVSFTNQISDLFEIIRTEISSLIDTRNFFLALYDEPSNRLTLPYFIDEKDHFDSFPAENSTSALVIETKESLLLTSEQIMQLIDAGTIKAVGTIPLVWLGIPLMIEGRVIGVMAVQNYQDASAIREEHRQLLQVISPQISLSIMRKQAEERLCRSEQELRNANITKDRFFNIIAHDLKNPFNAIIGFSTLLCDEWSDFDDDDKITMITAIRQSSESAYNLLMNLLEWSRLRVGTIDYHPVETNINSLVDLNISLLKPNADKKNIRLTFEPCANYQVFADVNMLRTIIRNLLSNAIKFTYDFGIIHITICSDPESPEMLRLSIADSGIGIAPEKIETLFNLTETHTTAGTAGETGTGLGLILCKEFIDKNHGKIWVESTVGTGSTFHVTIPVYDASKKH; encoded by the coding sequence ATGAGTAGTAGTTTCAACCAAACCATGCCCAATGGGGAGTCAGCGTTGCACATCCCTGTTGGCAACCTAATCAATGACATTAGCCTATGGGTTCAGATTATCGGTAGTGAGGGGCAGGTTGTCTTTACCAATCGCTTTGCCGAGCGCCTTAGCGGATACTCCGCACAGGAGTTTGCCAATGGCAATTTGTTGTGGGAGGTACTCTTTGCTGATAAGACGAAAGGTCTGCGCCTGAAAAATATTTGTCTGAATATTTTAAAGGATTCGCGTGGGTTTTCTAACAAGATGATCGAAATCGTGACGCGTGCCGGCGAAAAGAAACGACTTCTCTTTTCCCTGGATATTATCCCGCACGATAACGGCAATGATTCCGATGCCATCCTTATTGGAATAGATTACTCTGAAGCGACCAGGTTTTTGAGCGATCTAAAGGCCAGCGAGCAGCGTTACCACAACATATTTAGCCATGCGCCTGTCGGCGTTTTCCGCTCGTTGCGCGAAGGCAAATTTCTGGAGGTAAACGAAACTTTAGCGCACATGTTCGGCTTCGATAATGCCGATGAGGTATTGAAACAAATCAACGATATCGAACAACAGGTGTATTATGCTCCCGAGCTGCGCCGAACCATTGTTGCCGAAGTGGGTCATTCGTCCCAAATCCGATCCTATGAAACTATTTTTAATAACCGGCAGGGCAAACCTTTTAATGGTCGTATTAATATGAGTTCACGGTACGACACGGAGCTTGGCCAGTGGATTCTCGAAGGAACCGTCGAAGACATCACCGAACGCATTATTGCCGAGCGCAAGCTGCATGAAAACCTCCTGAAGTTTGCCACAATGTTCGAGAATTCGCCGGTAGCTATGTGGGAAATCGACTACTCTCAGGTGAAAATAGTTTTGAATGATCTCAAAAAATCCCATGCCGACCTGAAGAAGTTCTTTGGTGATAATCCCGATGAGCTTGTGCGCTGTCGAAGCCTGATCCGTGTTAACAACGTCAATGCAGCCACTTTAAAGCTTCTTGGCTACAGCCAAAAAAAAGATTTATTTTCGGACTTTTTTAAAACAACGCATAGCTGGTCGATCGAATCGGAGGTAAGCTCTATGCAGGCTTTCGCTGATGGTAAAGATACCTTTGAGCGCGAAATGATATTCAAAACCGTGAGCGGAGAAATTAAACATGTGATCGTGCGCTGGGTTCCCACCTCTCCCGTGCACGACTATAGCCATGTTTTGGTAAGCATGATCGACATTACCACTCATCGGCTTGAACAGGAAGCCTTGCTAAAAAGTAAAAACGAATTCGCCTCACTTTTTGATGCCATGGACGACCTGGTATTTATTTTTGATGAGGCAGGGTATTATAGTTTTGTGGCGCCCTCTAATGACGAGCTGCTGGCGGCACCACGCGAAGAACTCCCGGGAAAGTCTCTGCACGATTTTTTTGAGGGTGAACAGGAGGCCTACTTGATGGAAAATGTTCACAATTGTCTGCAGGAACAAAAAACGGTGAAGGTGGAATACAGCATGATGATCCAGGCCAAAGAGATGTGGTTTGAGGCTAAGCTTTCGCCGCTTTCGCTAAATACTGTCATCTGCGTGGCGCGCGACATCACCGAGCGGGTGCAGCGTGAAAAAGCCAGCCAGGTGATGCTCAATATTTCAAAAGCCGTTAGTTTTACAAATCAGATTTCCGACCTCTTTGAAATTATTCGTACTGAGATTTCTTCGCTCATCGACACACGTAACTTTTTCCTGGCGCTTTACGATGAACCATCCAACCGGCTGACTCTGCCGTATTTTATAGACGAAAAAGACCATTTCGATAGCTTCCCTGCCGAAAATTCAACGAGTGCTTTGGTGATAGAAACCAAAGAAAGCCTTTTACTCACTAGCGAGCAGATCATGCAACTCATCGATGCGGGAACAATAAAGGCTGTTGGTACCATTCCGCTGGTGTGGCTGGGTATTCCGCTTATGATCGAAGGGCGTGTGATAGGGGTGATGGCGGTGCAAAACTATCAGGATGCCAGTGCAATCCGCGAAGAGCATCGGCAGTTACTTCAGGTTATCTCGCCACAGATTAGTCTTTCGATAATGCGCAAACAGGCTGAGGAAAGGCTGTGCCGCTCGGAGCAGGAGCTGCGCAATGCCAACATTACCAAAGACCGGTTTTTTAATATTATAGCTCACGATCTCAAAAATCCTTTCAACGCTATCATCGGATTTTCTACCCTGCTGTGCGATGAGTGGAGCGACTTTGATGACGACGACAAAATTACCATGATTACCGCTATCCGCCAATCGTCCGAAAGTGCCTACAATCTGCTGATGAATTTGTTGGAATGGTCGCGTCTGCGTGTGGGAACCATCGACTATCATCCCGTCGAGACAAACATCAACAGCCTGGTGGACCTCAACATTTCACTGCTCAAACCCAACGCGGACAAGAAAAATATCCGTCTCACTTTTGAGCCTTGTGCTAATTATCAGGTCTTCGCCGATGTAAATATGCTGCGCACCATCATCCGCAACCTCCTCTCCAACGCCATCAAATTCACTTATGATTTTGGCATCATCCATATCACCATCTGCTCCGATCCAGAAAGCCCCGAAATGCTGAGGTTATCAATTGCCGACAGCGGCATTGGCATTGCTCCTGAGAAAATCGAAACACTATTTAACCTCACCGAAACACACACCACCGCAGGTACCGCCGGCGAGACTGGCACCGGCCTCGGACTGATTCTCTGTAAAGAATTTATCGACAAAAACCATGGCAAAATCTGGGTAGAGAGCACCGTCGGCACAGGCAGTACTTTTCACGTGACCATTCCGGTTTATGATGCTTCTAAAAAGCATTAA
- a CDS encoding AIR synthase related protein, translating to MESKYNQRGVSATKDDVHAAIRNIDKGLFPGAFCKIVPDMLGGDAKFCNVMHADGAGTKSSLAYMYWKETGDLSVWKGIAQDAVVMNLDDVMCVGTSGSILLSSTIGRNKHLIPGEVIGAIISGTEEFLEKMRSQRVMIYSTGGETADVGDLVRTIIVDSTVTTRMPRTEVIDNRRIGAGDVIVGLASAGQATYETEYNSGMGSNGLTMARHEVFNHALAEKYPESFDDHVPNNLVYTGKHNLTDVTEIAGMDAGRMVLSPTRTYAPIIKKILEELRPKIHGMVHCTGGGQTKILHFTDRLHIIKDNLFDTPLLFRMINSEGKIPKREMYQVFNMGHRMEIYTDTATAASIIQISKSFDVDAKIVGRCEKAEKRRLTIVVEGEKVEY from the coding sequence ATGGAGAGCAAATATAATCAAAGAGGCGTTTCTGCAACAAAAGATGATGTTCACGCGGCCATCCGAAACATCGATAAAGGACTTTTTCCGGGAGCATTCTGCAAGATCGTCCCCGACATGTTGGGTGGCGATGCAAAGTTCTGCAACGTGATGCATGCTGACGGCGCCGGCACCAAGTCGTCGCTGGCTTATATGTACTGGAAAGAAACCGGCGACCTGAGCGTGTGGAAAGGCATAGCGCAAGACGCAGTGGTGATGAATCTGGACGATGTGATGTGTGTGGGAACTTCGGGCAGCATATTGCTCTCCTCCACCATCGGGCGCAACAAACATCTGATACCAGGCGAGGTGATAGGAGCCATCATCAGCGGCACCGAGGAATTTTTGGAGAAGATGCGCAGCCAGCGCGTTATGATTTACAGCACCGGCGGCGAGACAGCTGACGTAGGCGATTTGGTGCGCACCATCATTGTCGACTCTACGGTAACGACGCGTATGCCGCGCACCGAAGTGATCGACAACCGCCGCATCGGTGCGGGTGATGTGATAGTGGGGCTGGCTTCGGCTGGGCAGGCAACTTACGAAACCGAATACAACAGCGGCATGGGCAGCAACGGCCTGACGATGGCGCGCCACGAAGTTTTTAATCACGCGCTCGCCGAAAAATATCCCGAAAGTTTTGACGATCACGTGCCCAACAACCTCGTGTATACCGGCAAGCACAATCTTACCGATGTTACTGAAATAGCAGGCATGGACGCCGGACGCATGGTGCTGTCGCCAACGCGGACGTATGCACCCATCATCAAAAAGATTCTTGAAGAGCTGCGACCCAAAATTCATGGAATGGTGCACTGTACCGGTGGCGGCCAGACAAAAATTCTTCATTTCACGGATCGTTTGCACATCATCAAGGACAACTTATTTGACACTCCTCTCCTATTCCGAATGATCAATTCCGAAGGAAAAATACCCAAGCGTGAGATGTATCAGGTTTTCAACATGGGACACCGCATGGAAATTTACACCGATACCGCCACAGCAGCCAGCATCATCCAAATTTCAAAATCTTTTGATGTGGACGCGAAGATTGTAGGACGCTGCGAGAAAGCAGAAAAGCGCCGGTTGACGATTGTTGTGGAAGGAGAAAAGGTGGAGTATTGA
- a CDS encoding RecQ family ATP-dependent DNA helicase — translation MDIREVLVKYWGYPDFRPGQEEIIRSVLDGKDTLALMPTGGGKSITYQVPAMARPGVCIVISPLIALMKDQVDRLKKMNIKAFAIFSGMHYNEIELALNNVMHGEGKFLYISPERLATPLFREALLHIPVNLLAIDEAHCISQWGYDFRPPYLQIAEARQIIPDVPLLAVTASATPEVVDDIQQKLLFKTKNVIRQSFQRENLSYNVLEEESKNEKVLEILQKMRGSAIVYAGSRRRTYELAQRLNKRGITADYYHAGLDSQQRQQRQNRWMSGEVRIMVATNAFGLGIDKPDVRLVIHVDLPTSVEAYFQEAGRAGRDGKTAHAVMLWQESDILDAEKQFENAFPPLEDIRNVYQALGNYLKLAVGSGLNMGFDFDIADFSRQYNFVPVIAYNALRFLEKEGYLILSEGLHFPARIHVKLQGDDLYRYRTTHASLDGFLTTILRLYTGLFSEYVKININELARKIELPLEQTVKLLQQLDAYEVISFIPSKSKPQIILTIERLDAKDLYISPENYKLRRKTARQRLNSLTAFLKSTSTCRSVFLLGYFGQRNASHCGHCDVCRKRNRPDLKQAELDAAVQQIKSLLQKQPCTPEELTKLVRNLTEEKLMQVLEWLLDDDKIHYDKQQCLRWGDTE, via the coding sequence ATGGACATTAGAGAGGTTCTGGTAAAATATTGGGGTTACCCCGATTTCCGTCCGGGACAGGAAGAGATCATTCGCTCGGTGCTCGATGGTAAGGATACGCTTGCGCTGATGCCTACCGGTGGCGGGAAATCCATTACCTATCAGGTGCCGGCTATGGCGCGGCCAGGTGTTTGCATTGTAATTTCACCCCTCATCGCATTGATGAAAGACCAGGTGGACAGGCTGAAAAAAATGAATATCAAAGCCTTCGCCATCTTCTCGGGAATGCATTACAACGAAATTGAGCTTGCGCTAAATAATGTGATGCATGGCGAAGGGAAATTCCTCTACATTTCGCCCGAGCGGCTTGCTACACCACTGTTTCGCGAAGCGCTGCTCCATATCCCCGTCAACCTGCTGGCCATCGACGAGGCGCACTGCATTTCGCAATGGGGCTATGATTTTCGGCCGCCATACCTGCAGATAGCCGAAGCTCGGCAGATCATCCCCGACGTTCCGTTGCTTGCCGTTACTGCTTCGGCTACTCCCGAAGTAGTGGATGATATTCAGCAGAAGCTTCTTTTTAAAACTAAAAACGTTATTCGGCAAAGCTTTCAGCGTGAGAATCTGTCGTATAATGTTTTGGAAGAAGAAAGTAAGAACGAAAAAGTGCTGGAGATTCTGCAAAAGATGCGCGGCTCGGCCATTGTCTATGCCGGCAGCCGGCGCCGCACTTATGAGCTGGCGCAGAGGCTCAACAAAAGAGGCATCACCGCCGATTACTACCACGCTGGCCTCGACAGCCAGCAGCGGCAACAGCGGCAAAACCGCTGGATGAGTGGAGAAGTGCGTATTATGGTTGCTACCAATGCTTTTGGGCTGGGCATCGACAAGCCCGATGTGCGCCTGGTGATTCACGTGGATCTGCCCACTTCTGTTGAAGCCTATTTCCAGGAGGCAGGCCGTGCAGGTCGTGATGGTAAGACGGCACATGCCGTGATGCTCTGGCAGGAATCAGATATTTTGGATGCTGAAAAGCAATTTGAGAATGCTTTCCCACCGCTCGAAGATATCCGCAACGTGTATCAGGCCCTCGGCAACTACCTTAAGCTGGCCGTAGGAAGCGGGCTCAATATGGGCTTTGATTTTGACATTGCCGACTTTAGCCGTCAGTATAACTTTGTGCCGGTGATTGCATACAACGCTCTGCGATTTCTCGAAAAAGAAGGCTATCTCATCCTTAGCGAAGGGCTGCATTTTCCCGCACGGATTCACGTTAAGCTTCAGGGTGATGATTTGTACCGCTATCGCACAACGCACGCTTCATTGGATGGCTTCCTTACTACAATTCTTCGGCTTTACACAGGTTTATTCAGCGAGTATGTCAAAATTAATATCAATGAACTCGCCCGTAAAATAGAACTACCGCTTGAGCAAACCGTAAAACTTCTGCAACAGCTCGATGCGTACGAAGTCATTAGCTTTATTCCGTCCAAAAGCAAACCGCAAATCATCCTCACCATCGAGCGTCTGGATGCAAAAGACCTCTACATCTCACCCGAAAATTACAAGCTGCGGCGCAAGACTGCACGCCAACGGCTGAATTCTCTGACGGCATTCCTCAAAAGCACTTCAACCTGCCGAAGCGTATTTTTGTTGGGATATTTCGGACAACGTAATGCGAGCCATTGTGGCCACTGTGATGTGTGTCGAAAGCGCAACCGACCCGACCTGAAGCAGGCAGAGTTGGATGCCGCTGTGCAACAGATTAAATCTTTATTACAAAAGCAGCCGTGCACTCCGGAAGAGCTGACAAAGCTGGTGCGAAACCTTACCGAAGAAAAGCTGATGCAGGTACTCGAGTGGTTGCTCGACGACGACAAGATTCATTACGACAAGCAACAATGCCTGCGCTGGGGAGATACGGAGTAG
- the ssb gene encoding single-stranded DNA-binding protein — MKSLRNSVHLIGNLGMDPEVKEIANGRKMARFSLATSDTYTNQKGEKVTETQWHNLIIWGKLAEVAGQYLKKGKQIAVEGKLETNVFDDKDGNRKYYTQIVVNDLLMLDSKTN; from the coding sequence ATGAAAAGTTTAAGAAACAGTGTTCACCTGATCGGAAACCTGGGGATGGATCCCGAAGTAAAAGAGATTGCTAATGGCCGCAAAATGGCTCGCTTCTCGCTGGCCACCTCCGACACCTACACCAACCAAAAAGGCGAGAAAGTAACCGAAACGCAATGGCACAACCTGATAATCTGGGGAAAGCTTGCCGAAGTAGCCGGACAATATCTTAAAAAAGGAAAGCAGATAGCCGTGGAAGGCAAACTGGAAACCAATGTCTTCGACGACAAGGATGGCAACCGGAAGTATTACACACAGATTGTGGTAAACGACCTGCTGATGCTCGACAGCAAAACAAATTAA
- a CDS encoding bifunctional alpha/beta hydrolase/OsmC family protein, translated as MLSNKITFKNKDGQNLSARLELPVDQSPAAFALFAHCFTCNKNYKAMHNISRALTAAGYGVLRFDFTGLGESEGDFSDTNFSGNIQDLLAAAEMMAERYQAPAMLIGHSLGGAAAIYAAAELPSVKAVVTIGTPSSPKHLKKMILSQKKDIIKTGVAEVNIGGRNFTIKKQFLDDLEETNMEQVLQKLRKALLIAHAPQDNVVGIDNAAEIFVAARHPKSFVSLDGADHLLSETADSTYLGNLIAEWARRYIDLQVTELPGTEHQVLARISGENKFTTRLRSGQHRFLADEPQSVGGSDSGPSPYDLLAASLASCTAMTLRMYADHKKWKLTEVDVMVDHAKTHADDGMPNEDGATGKIDKFTRHLALSGDLDEKQRSRLLEIANRCPVHRTLLSDIQIETTLKPEEK; from the coding sequence ATGCTTTCCAACAAAATTACTTTTAAGAATAAAGACGGGCAGAACCTTTCGGCACGGCTGGAGCTTCCCGTGGATCAATCGCCTGCAGCCTTTGCATTGTTTGCGCATTGTTTTACATGCAACAAAAACTACAAAGCCATGCACAACATTAGCCGGGCGCTAACCGCTGCAGGTTATGGTGTGCTGCGTTTCGACTTCACAGGTCTGGGCGAGAGCGAAGGCGATTTCAGTGACACCAATTTTTCGGGAAATATACAGGATTTGTTGGCTGCTGCCGAAATGATGGCAGAGCGATACCAGGCGCCGGCAATGCTCATCGGTCATTCGCTGGGGGGTGCAGCGGCTATTTATGCGGCTGCTGAGCTGCCTTCGGTTAAAGCTGTTGTAACTATCGGAACACCTTCGAGTCCGAAACATCTCAAAAAAATGATCCTTTCACAGAAAAAGGACATCATCAAAACCGGAGTGGCAGAGGTAAACATTGGCGGAAGGAATTTTACCATCAAAAAACAATTTCTCGACGATCTTGAGGAAACCAACATGGAGCAGGTTTTACAGAAGTTGCGAAAAGCATTGCTCATCGCGCATGCACCGCAGGATAATGTGGTAGGCATCGATAATGCTGCGGAGATTTTTGTGGCTGCACGCCATCCCAAAAGTTTTGTCTCGCTCGATGGCGCTGACCATTTGCTGAGCGAAACAGCAGACTCAACCTATCTTGGAAATCTCATCGCTGAGTGGGCACGACGATACATCGATTTGCAGGTGACCGAATTGCCGGGTACAGAGCATCAGGTATTAGCCCGCATCAGTGGCGAAAATAAATTCACTACCCGCCTGCGCAGCGGTCAGCACCGGTTTTTGGCCGACGAGCCTCAAAGCGTTGGTGGCAGCGATTCCGGTCCTTCACCTTACGATCTGTTGGCAGCATCATTGGCCTCTTGCACCGCCATGACGCTTCGCATGTATGCTGATCATAAAAAATGGAAACTTACCGAAGTGGATGTGATGGTAGATCATGCTAAGACCCACGCTGACGATGGAATGCCCAATGAAGATGGCGCCACCGGGAAGATCGATAAATTTACCCGACACCTTGCGCTCAGCGGTGACCTCGACGAGAAGCAGCGCAGCCGCCTGCTCGAAATTGCCAACCGCTGTCCAGTGCACCGAACCCTACTCTCAGATATCCAAATAGAAACAACCCTGAAACCGGAAGAAAAATAA
- a CDS encoding glutaminase, with product MSSQTPIKTVFDTIMKQEDAGELASYIPELALVDPNKFGVCLSTIDNRQFSYGNATDRFSIQSIAKVLALSMAYQLPGGKIWERIGVEPSGSPFNSLVQLEADNGIPRNPLINAGALVVCDILLSNLKNPLADFMTFIRDVGDNPYLNYSHRIAESEKSIGYRNIALCYFIKSFGNLNNHPKDVLEFYFMLCSIEMSCVELSKTFLFLANHGRKTSDDKEILTVSQAKRINAIMQMCGFYDESGEFAYEVGLPGKSGVGGGIVAIHPNTYSIAVWSPRLNKKGNSYRGMKFLELFTTETASSIF from the coding sequence ATGAGCTCTCAGACACCCATCAAAACTGTTTTTGATACCATAATGAAGCAGGAAGACGCGGGCGAACTCGCGTCCTATATCCCGGAGCTTGCCCTCGTTGATCCAAATAAATTTGGAGTTTGCCTGAGCACGATCGACAACCGGCAATTCAGTTATGGAAATGCAACGGACCGCTTTTCGATACAGAGCATCGCCAAAGTGCTTGCGTTGAGCATGGCCTACCAGTTGCCGGGTGGCAAAATATGGGAAAGAATTGGAGTTGAGCCTTCAGGCTCGCCGTTTAACTCGTTGGTGCAACTGGAAGCCGACAACGGGATACCCCGAAACCCGCTTATCAATGCCGGAGCGTTGGTGGTTTGTGATATCCTGCTTAGCAATTTAAAAAATCCTCTGGCTGATTTCATGACTTTTATCAGGGATGTGGGCGATAACCCTTATCTCAATTATTCGCACAGGATAGCGGAATCCGAAAAATCGATTGGCTATCGAAACATTGCCCTGTGCTATTTTATCAAATCCTTTGGAAACCTCAATAATCACCCGAAAGATGTGCTGGAGTTTTATTTCATGCTTTGCTCCATCGAAATGAGTTGTGTGGAATTATCTAAAACCTTCCTTTTTTTGGCAAACCATGGTCGAAAAACAAGTGACGACAAAGAGATTTTAACTGTGAGTCAGGCCAAACGAATCAATGCCATCATGCAGATGTGTGGCTTTTACGACGAGTCCGGAGAATTTGCCTACGAGGTGGGGCTGCCAGGAAAAAGCGGCGTTGGCGGTGGAATCGTCGCCATCCATCCCAACACATACAGCATTGCCGTGTGGAGTCCGCGGCTCAACAAAAAGGGAAACTCATACCGCGGAATGAAATTTTTGGAACTTTTCACCACCGAAACGGCCTCTTCAATTTTTTAA
- a CDS encoding SPOR domain-containing protein — MKNFKLKIGLLLLMMISALTPITAQHQIPDDFCITADELQLYNRLNQYRKDNGMSEIPLSKSLCYVAKLHVSDLQYNRPDTGNCNLHSWSAKGDWVECCYGTDIFNSTCMTSKPKEMTTYPGKGYEIAFWESVDARPSVVFDLWSSSPASRDLILNRGIWKEMTWKAFGVGMLEGYAVVWYGAEAEADEGVKICGSDQTAGRLIDKVKTTETTAGTAGVRYHLIIASYTDEAIAQQQVQQYKGRGFKSPSIIKAGDNFRVSLGSYATKEEALKARKSLGEKYEKAWVMKN, encoded by the coding sequence ATGAAAAATTTTAAGCTGAAAATAGGTTTGCTGTTGCTGATGATGATCAGCGCCCTGACGCCAATTACCGCACAGCATCAGATTCCCGACGACTTCTGCATCACTGCCGACGAACTTCAGTTGTACAATCGTCTCAACCAATACCGCAAAGACAATGGGATGAGCGAGATACCACTTTCCAAAAGTTTGTGCTACGTGGCCAAGCTGCATGTAAGCGATCTGCAATACAACCGTCCTGACACGGGCAATTGCAACCTACACTCGTGGTCGGCGAAAGGCGACTGGGTGGAGTGCTGCTATGGCACAGACATTTTCAATAGTACCTGCATGACTTCCAAGCCCAAAGAAATGACCACCTATCCGGGCAAAGGCTACGAGATAGCTTTTTGGGAGAGTGTGGATGCGCGTCCCTCGGTGGTGTTCGACTTGTGGAGCTCCTCGCCGGCTTCACGCGATCTGATCCTGAACCGTGGCATCTGGAAGGAAATGACCTGGAAAGCCTTTGGCGTGGGCATGCTCGAAGGTTACGCCGTAGTGTGGTATGGCGCCGAAGCCGAAGCGGACGAAGGAGTAAAAATCTGCGGAAGCGACCAAACCGCCGGCCGTCTCATCGATAAAGTGAAGACAACAGAAACCACCGCTGGCACAGCAGGTGTGCGTTACCATCTGATTATTGCCAGCTATACTGACGAAGCCATCGCCCAACAACAGGTGCAGCAATACAAGGGTCGTGGTTTTAAAAGTCCATCGATAATAAAAGCCGGCGATAATTTCCGCGTTTCGTTGGGCAGCTATGCCACAAAGGAAGAGGCGCTGAAAGCACGCAAGAGCCTGGGTGAGAAGTATGAAAAAGCCTGGGTGATGAAAAACTAA
- a CDS encoding amidohydrolase: protein MDQIKKKIRALSRENLQQFINWRRHLHAHPELSMQEYETAAFVSARLTEMNIPHQTGVAQTGIVAMIYGRNPKKKTIALRADMDALAIEETNDVPYKSQNPGVMHACGHDVHTASLLGVAHILSTLKDDFEGTVKLFFQPSEERYPGGAIQMIRAGAMENPRPANVFGQHVYPELEAGMIGIRAGDYMASTDEIHLTITGKGGHGAQPSLHVDTVLIASHIVVALQQIVSRQASPDMPTVLSFGRFIANGQTNVIPDQVKIAGTMRTFDEAWRQEAHRRITAIAQSIAQGMRGSCEVFIDPGYPFVYNDPEVATNVKKWAEELLGADKVIDLPLRMTGEDFSYFANEVPSCFYRLGVANKERGITSSLHSSTFDVDEKSLETSTALMAWIAINALAK from the coding sequence ATGGATCAGATAAAGAAAAAGATACGCGCTTTGAGCAGGGAAAATCTGCAGCAATTTATTAATTGGCGCCGGCATTTGCACGCCCACCCCGAGCTGAGTATGCAGGAGTACGAAACAGCAGCTTTTGTATCGGCACGATTGACTGAAATGAATATTCCGCATCAAACGGGCGTTGCACAAACGGGGATCGTAGCGATGATCTATGGGCGAAATCCTAAGAAGAAAACCATCGCTTTGCGCGCCGACATGGATGCACTGGCCATAGAAGAAACCAATGACGTTCCGTATAAATCACAAAACCCGGGCGTGATGCATGCCTGCGGCCACGACGTGCACACCGCGTCGCTGCTGGGCGTGGCGCACATACTTTCGACGTTAAAAGATGATTTTGAAGGAACTGTCAAGTTGTTTTTTCAGCCCAGCGAAGAGCGTTACCCCGGCGGCGCCATACAGATGATTCGTGCCGGCGCAATGGAGAACCCGCGGCCCGCAAACGTTTTCGGGCAGCACGTGTACCCGGAGCTCGAAGCCGGAATGATAGGCATAAGAGCTGGCGATTATATGGCTTCTACCGACGAGATACACCTAACCATCACAGGAAAAGGGGGTCACGGCGCACAACCATCGCTGCATGTCGATACGGTGCTCATTGCTTCACATATCGTGGTGGCGCTGCAGCAGATCGTCAGCCGGCAGGCCTCGCCCGACATGCCCACCGTACTTTCGTTCGGACGTTTTATCGCCAACGGCCAAACCAACGTAATCCCCGATCAGGTAAAAATAGCCGGAACCATGCGCACCTTCGACGAGGCCTGGCGCCAGGAGGCTCATCGGCGCATTACCGCTATAGCGCAGAGTATTGCACAAGGCATGCGCGGTAGTTGCGAAGTATTTATCGATCCGGGTTATCCTTTTGTTTACAACGATCCTGAGGTAGCTACCAACGTTAAAAAGTGGGCTGAGGAGCTGCTTGGCGCAGATAAAGTAATCGATTTGCCGCTGCGTATGACCGGCGAAGATTTCAGCTATTTTGCCAACGAAGTACCTTCGTGCTTTTACAGACTGGGCGTGGCAAACAAAGAGCGCGGCATTACCTCCAGCTTGCACAGCAGCACTTTTGATGTGGATGAAAAAAGCCTGGAAACTTCTACCGCACTCATGGCGTGGATTGCTATTAACGCTCTGGCGAAGTAA